A single region of the Solwaraspora sp. WMMD791 genome encodes:
- a CDS encoding anthranilate synthase family protein, whose product MNDHLSRLLAAVGAGAGAGADPGPAATRVDPGPGPFALLRRGDADHVEVLVGTAHQVDRLAEIPLEPGGTTGPATLAVVPYRQLAERGFAHVDDGVPMECIRVSSCQRVPVRDVVAALPDAPVATTGGGFDVDDDEYAELVARVLRDEIGHGAGANFVLHRTYRATLAGRDRTAALSAGFSALRRLLCDERGAYWTFLVYTGGRVLVGATPERHVSVSDGLAMMNPISGTLRHPSGEPDVATLLAFLDDPKEVEELYMVLDEELKMMATVAEHGGQVIGPYLKRMSRLSHTEYLLAGRNCHDVREVLRQTMFAPTVTGSPIENACRVIARYTPGGRRYYAGVLALLGHDDTGAQTVDAPILIRAAEITMDGEVRVPVGATLVRHSTPAGEVAETHAKASAVLASLGLRSGPPVAGQARSGYAAEVPVRGDAADGAGAAPATGVVATLDRPEHPDVVRALAARNARLAGFWLDQRAPGALVDPRLRDRDVLVVDAEDSFTGMLAHLLRALGLRVRVASWETVDAAELVAAQVLVAGPGPGDPRDPAARRMAVLRDVVDAALDRRQPLLGVCLGHQVLADRLGLAVTRRRSPYQGLQREIDFFGVGRRVGFYSSYTATAPTDRLVTGHGPVRLCRDATDGAVHALVGPAFAGVQFHPESVLSPDGVAILRDLLVALLPTGLSAR is encoded by the coding sequence ATGAACGATCACCTGTCCCGCCTGCTGGCCGCGGTCGGCGCCGGCGCCGGCGCCGGCGCGGATCCTGGTCCGGCCGCCACCCGTGTCGACCCCGGTCCCGGCCCCTTCGCGCTGCTGCGCCGCGGCGACGCCGACCACGTGGAGGTGCTGGTCGGCACCGCCCACCAGGTCGACCGGTTGGCGGAGATCCCACTCGAACCCGGTGGTACGACCGGCCCGGCGACCCTGGCGGTGGTTCCCTACCGGCAGCTCGCCGAACGCGGTTTCGCCCATGTCGACGACGGGGTGCCGATGGAGTGCATCAGGGTGTCGAGCTGTCAGCGGGTGCCCGTACGTGACGTCGTCGCCGCCCTGCCCGACGCACCGGTCGCGACCACCGGCGGCGGGTTCGACGTCGACGACGACGAGTACGCGGAGCTGGTCGCCCGGGTACTGCGGGACGAGATCGGCCACGGTGCCGGTGCGAACTTCGTCCTGCACCGCACCTACCGGGCCACGCTGGCCGGGCGGGACCGTACCGCCGCGTTGTCGGCCGGGTTCAGCGCGTTGCGGCGGCTGCTGTGCGACGAGCGCGGCGCCTACTGGACGTTCCTGGTGTACACCGGTGGTCGGGTGCTCGTCGGTGCCACCCCGGAACGGCACGTCAGCGTCAGCGACGGCCTGGCGATGATGAATCCGATCAGTGGCACGCTGCGGCACCCGTCTGGCGAGCCCGACGTCGCCACGCTGTTGGCGTTCCTCGACGATCCCAAGGAGGTCGAGGAGCTATACATGGTGCTCGACGAGGAGCTCAAGATGATGGCGACGGTGGCCGAACACGGCGGCCAGGTCATCGGCCCGTACCTCAAACGGATGTCCCGGTTGAGCCACACCGAGTACCTGCTCGCCGGCCGCAACTGCCACGACGTGCGCGAGGTGCTGCGGCAGACGATGTTCGCGCCGACGGTCACCGGCAGCCCGATCGAGAACGCCTGCCGGGTCATCGCCCGGTACACCCCGGGTGGGCGGCGCTACTACGCGGGTGTACTGGCCCTGCTCGGCCACGACGACACCGGCGCGCAGACGGTGGACGCGCCGATCCTGATCCGGGCGGCCGAGATCACCATGGACGGTGAGGTGCGGGTGCCGGTCGGTGCGACCCTGGTACGGCACTCGACGCCGGCCGGTGAGGTCGCCGAAACCCACGCCAAGGCCTCGGCGGTACTCGCCTCGCTCGGCCTGCGGTCCGGGCCGCCGGTGGCCGGCCAGGCGAGAAGCGGGTACGCGGCCGAGGTGCCCGTTCGGGGGGACGCCGCCGACGGCGCCGGTGCCGCTCCGGCCACCGGGGTGGTCGCCACGCTCGACCGGCCGGAACACCCCGACGTGGTGCGCGCGCTGGCCGCCCGCAACGCGCGGCTGGCCGGTTTCTGGCTCGATCAGCGTGCCCCGGGGGCGCTGGTCGATCCCCGGCTGCGCGACCGGGACGTGCTCGTGGTCGACGCCGAGGACAGCTTCACCGGGATGCTCGCCCACCTGCTGCGCGCGTTGGGCCTGCGGGTCCGGGTGGCGTCCTGGGAGACAGTGGACGCCGCTGAACTGGTCGCGGCGCAGGTGCTGGTGGCCGGTCCCGGCCCGGGGGATCCGCGGGATCCGGCGGCACGCCGGATGGCGGTGCTGCGCGACGTCGTCGACGCCGCGCTGGATCGCCGGCAGCCACTGCTCGGCGTCTGCCTGGGGCATCAGGTGCTGGCCGACCGGCTCGGCCTGGCGGTGACCCGCCGGCGTTCGCCGTACCAGGGTCTGCAGCGTGAGATCGACTTCTTCGGCGTGGGTCGGCGGGTCGGTTTCTACTCCAGCTACACGGCGACGGCGCCGACCGATCGGCTGGTCACCGGGCACGGCCCGGTGCGGTTGTGCCGCGACGCCACCGACGGTGCCGTGCACGCGCTGGTCGGGCCGGCGTTCGCCGGCGTCCAGTTCCATCCGGAGTCGGTGCTCAGCCCGGACGGCGTGGCGATCCTGCGGGACCTGCTCGTGGCGCTGCTCCCCACGGGGCTGTCCGCGAGGTAG
- a CDS encoding FGGY family carbohydrate kinase, translating to MSILALDLGTSSVRGLILDNAAVPQPDALARRRVALAVDRDGAATLDPADYLAALIDCLDDLNAAGQLDGVELVATAAQWHSVLPLDVTGAPIGPLMTWLDTRPTSPPGSVGPADADDFHQRTGAWWHRFYWTVRLPWLRRHWGGRPARFVGLPEYVLAGLLGAAPMSVSQASGTGMLDLVTMTWDDEAAELAAVRPGELPELAPAHWRGQLREEFARRWPALAGVPWSPPIGDGAASNIGSGCLDPTRAAVTVGTSAAVRLVQPAGAGVPLPPLPDQLWRYRVDHTRIVTGRAYSAGGNLFGWANRELRLPQGAELDQALDLIEPGEGVPADPRFGGDRPPGLAPAGVGELRGLGFGTTAVDILAGLMEGVCRQVAGDLDQLESMVDAPVSEVVLGGGALAASGWWRRAFGAVLAPRQVSYMPEPEVGAIGAALVALGRHDGPGPARDIGRTDDGDSASKLPASQPLYPS from the coding sequence ATGAGCATCCTCGCCCTGGACCTCGGCACCTCGTCGGTGCGTGGCCTGATCCTGGACAACGCCGCCGTACCGCAGCCGGACGCGTTGGCCCGGCGCCGGGTCGCGCTCGCGGTCGACCGGGACGGAGCCGCCACCCTCGACCCGGCCGACTACCTCGCCGCCCTCATCGACTGTCTCGACGACCTCAACGCCGCGGGCCAGCTCGACGGCGTCGAGCTGGTCGCCACGGCCGCCCAATGGCATTCGGTGCTGCCGCTGGACGTCACCGGCGCACCGATCGGTCCGCTGATGACCTGGCTCGACACCCGCCCGACCAGCCCACCCGGGTCGGTCGGGCCGGCCGACGCCGACGACTTCCACCAGCGCACCGGCGCCTGGTGGCACCGGTTCTACTGGACCGTCCGGCTGCCGTGGCTGCGCCGGCACTGGGGTGGCCGGCCGGCACGGTTCGTCGGCCTGCCCGAGTACGTACTGGCCGGTCTGCTCGGAGCCGCCCCGATGTCGGTGTCGCAGGCGTCCGGCACCGGGATGCTCGACCTGGTCACCATGACCTGGGACGACGAGGCCGCCGAGTTGGCCGCCGTACGCCCCGGAGAGCTGCCGGAGCTCGCGCCGGCGCACTGGCGCGGTCAGCTGCGCGAGGAGTTCGCCCGGCGGTGGCCGGCCCTCGCCGGTGTGCCATGGTCACCGCCGATCGGCGACGGTGCCGCCTCCAACATCGGCTCCGGCTGCCTCGACCCGACCCGGGCGGCGGTCACCGTCGGCACCTCGGCGGCGGTGCGGCTGGTCCAGCCCGCCGGGGCCGGTGTGCCGCTGCCGCCGCTGCCCGACCAGTTGTGGCGCTACCGCGTCGACCACACCCGGATCGTCACCGGCCGGGCCTACTCCGCCGGGGGCAACCTGTTCGGCTGGGCCAACCGGGAGCTGCGGCTGCCCCAGGGCGCGGAACTGGACCAGGCCCTCGATCTGATCGAACCCGGCGAAGGGGTGCCGGCGGATCCGCGCTTCGGCGGTGACCGGCCGCCCGGACTGGCCCCCGCCGGAGTCGGCGAACTACGGGGACTCGGCTTCGGCACCACGGCGGTCGACATCCTCGCCGGCCTGATGGAAGGAGTCTGCCGGCAGGTCGCCGGCGACCTCGACCAACTGGAGTCGATGGTGGATGCTCCGGTGTCGGAGGTGGTCCTCGGCGGCGGCGCGCTCGCCGCGTCCGGATGGTGGCGTCGGGCGTTCGGCGCGGTTCTCGCTCCGCGGCAGGTCAGCTACATGCCGGAACCGGAGGTAGGTGCTATCGGTGCCGCCCTCGTCGCTCTCGGTCGACATGACGGCCCAGGGCCGGCCCGGGACATCGGCCGGACGGACGATGGTGACTCGGCGAGTAAGCTACCCGCCAGTCAGCCACTGTATCCTTCGTGA
- a CDS encoding nitrate- and nitrite sensing domain-containing protein: MVAPGDPSDNMVSSPRRRPLDTDGVTPHRRRLRLRPRDWRMGAKLAAVLVVPSVAFLVVASVQTGSLVGQATVLNEFADQVRVSEQATALIHELQQERDRSAGELAAREGGASFDPQASSEALQEHYDAVDRRIADFRAVADSQSGGDAAWQVAYSTVLESLSQLVPLRASIASGVVGADTAFGNYTRAIEALLTLIAEPSPGLDRPELTQAVLRNVQLSRVKEMSSRIRAQLYAAARAGGYGPEALVELTDLRAQQLTLLADFRITATSNQIARYEQVTADPRFVAAVQMEETTIASGSGPAAVLEPNGWWTASQDRHQLLRQIESTVLGDAIRLADSRSDQQLQRTLLVAGAVLSVLLIALLTSVLIGRSIARSLRALRGQALQVAQLDLPEALERLRTVDAGVPQIDVAPAAVRTRDEIGEVAEAFVAVHRSAVTVAVEQAVMRRNVNAMFVNLARRSQVLVERQLELLDELERDESDPDQLEYLFKLDHLAARMRRNDESLLVLAGTEASRRWGRPVALSAVTLAAAAEIEQYPRIRHDVEERLHIVGHAVGDLVHLLAELLENATAFSPPYTNVHVTGHEYAPQAVLIEITDEGMGMSAEAIDQANVTLAEPPAADVAASERMGLFVVSHLAARLGVRVRLRAAARGLVANVWLPAAVLAPPPEQDLPYAVPSGRKNTDYPTREIRAVGAAARALPDEPVAGRPPAIVGAGFGPAFAAPAPRQPGAAEPVTPSAPPAVAGQRLAVAPQQRAALPAGPAGAPSRATPTRRTGKRPTSARAEDILASAGGVAVTGTGSVWWERQRGPVAPLPPTPAPPVVPVTAGTSDKGLPVRVPMASLPVAAEPVPPAPQVPRDEPDPDAVSSMLSSFYGGVRRAESEDPGQMTLAPAGRRVEEERQ; this comes from the coding sequence GTGGTTGCTCCCGGTGACCCGTCCGACAACATGGTGTCCAGTCCACGCCGCCGTCCGCTCGACACCGACGGGGTGACCCCGCACCGACGACGACTGCGCCTGCGCCCCCGCGACTGGCGGATGGGGGCGAAACTCGCCGCCGTCCTCGTCGTCCCCTCGGTGGCGTTCCTCGTGGTCGCCTCGGTCCAGACCGGTTCCCTGGTGGGGCAGGCGACCGTGCTCAACGAGTTCGCCGACCAGGTCCGGGTCAGTGAGCAGGCCACCGCGTTGATCCACGAGTTGCAGCAGGAGCGGGACCGGTCAGCCGGGGAACTCGCCGCCCGCGAGGGCGGCGCGTCGTTCGACCCGCAGGCCAGCAGCGAGGCGCTGCAGGAGCACTACGACGCCGTCGACCGGCGTATCGCCGACTTCCGCGCCGTGGCCGATTCCCAGTCCGGCGGTGACGCCGCCTGGCAGGTGGCGTACAGCACGGTCCTGGAGTCGCTGTCGCAGTTGGTGCCGCTGCGGGCCTCGATCGCCAGCGGCGTGGTCGGCGCCGATACGGCCTTCGGCAACTACACCCGGGCCATCGAGGCGTTGCTGACCCTGATCGCCGAGCCGTCGCCGGGCCTGGACCGACCCGAGCTGACCCAGGCCGTGCTGCGCAACGTCCAGCTGTCCCGGGTGAAGGAGATGAGCTCGCGGATCCGGGCGCAGCTCTACGCCGCCGCCCGGGCCGGCGGGTACGGCCCGGAGGCTCTGGTCGAGTTGACCGACCTGCGGGCCCAGCAGCTGACCTTGTTGGCCGACTTTCGGATCACCGCCACGAGCAACCAGATCGCCCGCTACGAGCAGGTGACCGCTGACCCCCGGTTCGTCGCCGCCGTACAGATGGAGGAGACCACCATCGCCAGCGGCTCCGGCCCGGCGGCGGTGCTGGAGCCCAACGGGTGGTGGACCGCCAGTCAGGACCGTCACCAGCTGCTGCGGCAGATCGAGTCGACCGTGCTCGGCGACGCCATCCGGCTGGCCGACTCGCGCAGCGACCAGCAACTGCAGCGCACCCTTCTGGTCGCCGGCGCGGTACTCAGCGTACTGTTGATCGCCCTGCTGACCTCGGTGCTGATCGGCCGGTCGATCGCCCGGTCGCTGCGGGCGCTGCGCGGCCAGGCGTTGCAGGTCGCCCAGCTGGACCTGCCGGAGGCCCTCGAACGGCTGCGTACGGTGGACGCGGGGGTGCCGCAGATCGACGTCGCGCCGGCGGCGGTCCGGACCCGCGACGAGATCGGCGAGGTGGCCGAGGCGTTCGTCGCCGTGCACCGCAGCGCCGTCACCGTCGCGGTCGAGCAGGCGGTGATGCGTCGCAACGTCAACGCGATGTTCGTCAACCTGGCCCGCCGCAGCCAGGTGCTGGTGGAGCGGCAACTGGAGCTGCTCGACGAACTGGAACGCGACGAGAGCGATCCGGACCAGCTCGAGTACCTGTTCAAGCTCGACCACCTGGCGGCCCGGATGCGCCGTAACGACGAGAGCCTGCTGGTGCTCGCCGGCACCGAGGCCAGCCGGCGGTGGGGCCGACCGGTGGCGTTGTCCGCCGTCACGCTGGCGGCCGCCGCCGAGATCGAGCAGTATCCGCGGATCCGCCACGACGTCGAGGAACGGCTGCACATCGTCGGGCACGCGGTCGGCGACCTGGTCCACCTGCTCGCCGAACTGCTGGAGAACGCCACCGCCTTCTCCCCGCCGTACACCAATGTGCACGTCACCGGGCACGAGTACGCGCCCCAGGCGGTACTCATCGAGATCACCGACGAGGGCATGGGGATGTCCGCCGAGGCGATCGACCAGGCGAACGTGACGTTGGCCGAGCCGCCCGCCGCCGACGTCGCCGCCTCCGAGCGGATGGGTCTGTTCGTGGTCAGCCACCTGGCGGCCCGGCTCGGCGTACGGGTGCGACTGCGGGCCGCCGCGCGGGGACTGGTGGCCAACGTCTGGCTGCCGGCGGCGGTCCTCGCCCCACCACCGGAGCAGGACCTGCCGTACGCGGTGCCGTCGGGACGTAAGAACACCGACTATCCGACCCGGGAGATCCGTGCGGTCGGTGCGGCCGCCCGGGCTCTCCCGGACGAACCCGTCGCGGGCCGCCCGCCGGCGATCGTCGGCGCCGGATTCGGCCCGGCGTTCGCCGCGCCGGCACCCCGCCAGCCCGGTGCGGCCGAGCCGGTGACGCCGTCCGCTCCGCCGGCCGTCGCCGGGCAGCGGCTCGCGGTGGCACCCCAGCAGCGGGCGGCGTTGCCGGCCGGCCCGGCCGGTGCCCCCAGCCGGGCGACGCCAACCCGTCGGACCGGTAAGCGTCCCACCTCGGCGCGGGCCGAGGACATCCTCGCCTCGGCCGGCGGCGTAGCGGTGACCGGCACCGGCAGTGTCTGGTGGGAGCGGCAACGTGGGCCGGTCGCCCCGCTGCCGCCGACCCCTGCGCCGCCGGTGGTGCCGGTCACCGCCGGGACCAGCGACAAGGGCCTGCCGGTACGGGTGCCGATGGCCTCGCTGCCGGTCGCGGCCGAACCCGTACCGCCTGCTCCGCAGGTACCCCGAGACGAACCGGACCCGGACGCGGTGAGCAGCATGCTGTCGAGCTTCTACGGCGGCGTGCGACGGGCCGAGTCCGAGGATCCCGGTCAGATGACCCTGGCGCCGGCCGGCCGCCGTGTTGAGGAGGAACGACAGTGA
- a CDS encoding roadblock/LC7 domain-containing protein codes for MSQEARDLSWLVSAFAERVPGVAHAIVVSSDGLLVAVSDHLPRDHADKLAAVTSGLMSITTGAAQMFDNDVVKQTVVEMGRGYFLIMNIRDGSILATLAASDADIGVVGYEMARLAKQAGEMLTPALRAELQQALPR; via the coding sequence CTGAGCCAGGAGGCACGCGACCTCAGTTGGTTGGTGAGCGCGTTCGCCGAACGCGTGCCGGGAGTCGCCCACGCCATCGTGGTGTCGTCCGACGGGCTGCTCGTCGCGGTCTCGGACCACCTGCCGCGGGACCACGCGGACAAGCTCGCCGCGGTCACCTCCGGCTTGATGAGCATCACCACGGGTGCCGCGCAGATGTTCGACAACGACGTGGTCAAGCAGACCGTGGTGGAGATGGGCCGTGGCTACTTCCTCATCATGAACATCCGGGACGGCTCGATCCTGGCCACCCTGGCGGCCAGCGACGCCGACATCGGCGTGGTCGGCTACGAGATGGCGCGGCTGGCCAAGCAGGCGGGGGAGATGCTGACCCCGGCGTTGCGCGCGGAGCTGCAGCAGGCCCTGCCCCGCTGA
- a CDS encoding serine/threonine-protein kinase: MVFAPGLRLDRRYVLADLIGLGGMSQVWRADDELLDRAVAVKALTPPVAPAVRAACRQEARAAARITHPHVTQVYDYGEACPAGDEVIPYLVLELVDGENLAARLADGPLPWPAAGWLAAQVASGLAAAHRIGVVHRDVKPGNIMLTPTGAKILDFGIAAVVDGTPAPDDPPASEAGWLLGTPTYAAPELLGHGPAHPAADVYALGVLYYEMLTGTPPSPARSWAEAAQQLRRAATPVRPAAPGLPPAAADLCLACLRRDPAARPSAAEVASALHTLLGVVVDVPMRAPGDRAARPGCVDRTPRPGVDRAAGRGDRTLVERTRATGVAGPAGVVATRPSRVASARSPAVDADLGPAGAADGPGHRPSLTTVGLAGAGAAALMAATVVAAAFLIAPTPVEDSQVAPSAAGTPSTSATPAGPGLAAPELLVAAASVVEQFDLAVADAAATGSVRADAAADLRTAVDQLRLVVADGTTTEHLRGQVGQLRTRLADHRQAGTVDVDVSISLDLMLAALVAQAGD, encoded by the coding sequence ATGGTGTTCGCGCCCGGTCTGCGGTTGGACCGCCGGTACGTGCTCGCCGACCTGATCGGGCTGGGCGGCATGTCGCAGGTCTGGCGGGCCGACGACGAACTGCTCGACCGGGCGGTCGCGGTCAAGGCCCTGACACCGCCGGTCGCCCCAGCGGTACGCGCGGCCTGTCGGCAGGAGGCCCGTGCCGCAGCCCGGATCACCCATCCGCACGTCACCCAGGTGTACGACTACGGCGAAGCGTGTCCGGCCGGCGACGAGGTGATCCCGTACCTGGTGCTCGAACTGGTGGACGGGGAGAATCTGGCCGCACGCCTCGCCGACGGGCCGCTTCCCTGGCCGGCCGCCGGATGGCTCGCCGCGCAGGTCGCCAGCGGGCTGGCCGCCGCCCACCGGATCGGTGTGGTGCACCGCGACGTCAAACCCGGCAACATCATGCTGACCCCCACCGGGGCGAAGATCCTCGACTTCGGCATCGCCGCCGTCGTCGACGGAACGCCGGCGCCGGACGACCCGCCCGCGTCGGAGGCAGGCTGGCTGCTCGGCACCCCGACGTACGCCGCTCCGGAGCTGCTCGGCCACGGCCCGGCACATCCGGCCGCCGACGTGTACGCCCTCGGCGTCCTGTACTACGAGATGCTGACCGGTACGCCGCCGTCACCGGCGCGCAGCTGGGCGGAAGCGGCGCAGCAGCTGCGGCGGGCGGCCACCCCGGTCCGGCCGGCCGCCCCTGGGCTACCGCCGGCGGCGGCCGACCTCTGCCTGGCCTGCCTGCGCCGCGACCCGGCGGCCCGGCCGAGCGCCGCCGAGGTCGCGTCGGCGTTGCACACCCTGCTCGGTGTGGTGGTCGACGTGCCGATGCGGGCCCCCGGCGACAGGGCGGCCCGGCCCGGCTGCGTCGACAGGACGCCCCGGCCGGGCGTCGACAGAGCAGCCGGTCGCGGTGACCGGACCCTGGTCGAACGGACTCGAGCCACCGGGGTGGCCGGCCCGGCCGGGGTCGTCGCCACCCGACCGTCCCGGGTCGCCTCGGCCCGGTCACCTGCCGTCGACGCGGACCTCGGGCCGGCCGGCGCCGCCGACGGCCCCGGTCACCGGCCCTCGCTGACCACGGTCGGCCTGGCTGGCGCGGGCGCGGCCGCGCTCATGGCGGCCACGGTCGTCGCCGCCGCGTTCCTGATCGCCCCGACACCGGTCGAGGACAGCCAGGTGGCACCGTCGGCGGCGGGCACCCCATCGACGTCGGCCACGCCGGCCGGTCCAGGGCTGGCCGCACCCGAGCTGCTGGTGGCAGCGGCGTCGGTCGTCGAGCAGTTCGACCTGGCCGTCGCCGACGCCGCCGCGACCGGATCGGTCCGCGCCGACGCGGCCGCCGACCTGCGTACGGCCGTCGACCAGCTGCGGCTCGTGGTCGCCGACGGCACCACCACCGAGCACCTACGCGGCCAGGTGGGTCAGCTCCGGACCCGACTCGCCGACCACCGGCAGGCGGGCACCGTCGACGTCGACGTCTCGATCAGCCTGGACCTGATGCTCGCCGCACTGGTGGCCCAGGCCGGCGACTGA
- a CDS encoding GH1 family beta-glucosidase, producing the protein MAALSRRHLQRRAERSAAGPAAAEPPQQLRPAPERPLGLHFPDGFQWGAATSAYQIEGGAKEDGRGESIWDTFSHTPGRIRGDDNGDLAADHYHRYDADLDLMRDLGLHSYRFSISWPRIQPDGTGAPNQRGVDFYRRLVDGLLDRGIAPMATLFHWDLPQALQDTGGWESRDVAYRFAEYAEILFRALGDTVGVWLTINEPKTVVQNGYLTGHHAPGLPDPDAAYLVAHHLQLAHGLAVQALRASRTACRIGPALNLHPCYPADDSAGAAAAARLYDGYENRLYLDSIFQASYPADVLADLGPDSRMARGIRDGDLQIIAAPVDLLAVQYYTPFYVTADGTTVGRWTTSEADWQQIYPDGMFDVLTRVHRDYGAVPITITENGLPTPDRVGADGTVDDSGRILFLRDHLAAVHRAIGTGVPVESYHVWSLMDNFEWAEGYEQRWGLIYVDYPSQRRILKRSAHWYRRVIAEHAV; encoded by the coding sequence ATGGCCGCACTTTCCCGCCGGCACCTGCAGCGCCGGGCCGAACGCTCCGCCGCCGGTCCGGCCGCCGCCGAGCCGCCGCAGCAACTGCGGCCCGCCCCGGAGCGACCGCTGGGTCTGCACTTCCCGGACGGCTTCCAGTGGGGCGCGGCGACATCGGCGTACCAGATCGAAGGTGGCGCCAAGGAGGACGGCCGTGGCGAATCGATCTGGGACACCTTCAGCCACACCCCCGGCCGCATCCGGGGTGACGACAACGGCGACCTTGCCGCGGACCACTACCACCGCTACGACGCCGACCTCGATCTGATGCGCGATCTCGGGCTGCACAGCTACCGCTTCTCCATCTCCTGGCCCCGAATTCAGCCCGACGGCACCGGCGCACCGAACCAACGCGGCGTGGACTTCTACCGCCGGCTGGTCGACGGCCTGCTCGACCGGGGCATCGCGCCGATGGCCACGCTGTTCCACTGGGACCTGCCCCAGGCCCTGCAGGACACCGGCGGCTGGGAGTCGCGCGACGTGGCGTACCGGTTCGCCGAGTACGCGGAGATCCTGTTCCGGGCACTCGGCGACACCGTCGGGGTCTGGTTGACGATCAACGAGCCGAAGACCGTGGTGCAGAACGGGTACCTCACCGGACACCACGCGCCCGGCCTGCCCGACCCGGACGCCGCCTACCTGGTCGCCCATCACCTGCAACTCGCGCACGGCCTGGCGGTGCAGGCGCTACGCGCCAGCCGTACGGCGTGCCGGATCGGCCCGGCGCTGAACCTGCACCCGTGCTATCCCGCCGACGACAGCGCCGGCGCGGCCGCCGCAGCGCGCCTCTACGACGGGTACGAGAACCGGCTCTACCTCGACTCCATCTTCCAGGCAAGTTACCCGGCCGACGTCCTGGCCGACCTCGGCCCGGACAGCCGGATGGCCCGCGGCATCCGCGACGGTGATCTGCAGATCATCGCAGCGCCGGTGGATCTGCTCGCGGTGCAGTACTACACCCCGTTCTACGTCACCGCCGACGGCACCACCGTGGGCCGGTGGACGACGTCCGAGGCGGACTGGCAGCAGATCTACCCCGACGGCATGTTCGACGTGTTGACCAGGGTGCACCGCGACTATGGCGCGGTGCCGATCACGATCACCGAGAACGGGCTGCCGACCCCGGACCGTGTCGGGGCCGACGGCACCGTCGACGACTCGGGCCGGATCCTGTTCCTGCGCGACCATCTCGCCGCCGTGCACCGGGCGATCGGCACCGGGGTGCCGGTGGAGAGCTACCACGTCTGGTCGTTGATGGACAACTTCGAATGGGCCGAGGGGTACGAGCAGCGCTGGGGCTTGATCTACGTCGACTATCCCAGTCAACGACGGATCCTCAAGCGCAGCGCGCACTGGTACCGACGGGTGATCGCCGAGCACGCCGTCTGA